The following DNA comes from Deltaproteobacteria bacterium.
TCGGAGAAATCTCGTTCCGCTTCAACCACAGAGACGAGGACATTTTCCCCTTGATTTACAGGCTGTTAAAGCGTACCGGCTATAACGAAATACAACAACTTTTGGTCCGGAATCGTTAGGTATTACCTTTACAAAAAGGTTCCCTCAGTGCAATAAATCGGAGTTTCCCTGGTGCTTCCCCATGCCCCCGGGAAACCGGGGGCATGGGGAAGGGTTTTAATCATGGGTCCTTCCTTGGCGCTTACCGTTTCCTTTCTGCTCTACACGCTCGGCATAGTCGTCGTCGGTCTCTACTCGGCCCGCTATGCCTCGCGCTCCACCTCCGACTACCTCCTTGCGCGCCGGGGGCTGGGGCCGTGGGTTGCGGCCCTCTCGGCGTCGGCGTCGTCGGAGTCGGGGTGGGTGACGCTGGGGCTTGTGGGCGCGGCCTTCAGCGACGGAGTCGCCGCCTTCTGGGTCGTTCCGGGCTGCCTTGCGGGCTACGCCTTCAACTGGTGGATCCTGGCACGGCCCGTGAACCGCGCAACCGCCGCGGGCGACGTCTACACCATGCCCGATCTGCTGAGTGCGCTCCTGGGCCGCTCCCTCGCGGTGCGCCTTGCCTGCGTGGCCGTCATCTTCGTCATGATGACCGCCTACGTGGCGGCCCAGTTCAACGCCGCCGGCAAGGCCTTCGAGGCCGTATTCCATGTGAGCTATCCGGCCGGCGTGCTCATCGGTGTGGCCATCGTCGTCGCCTATACCTTCACCGGCGGGTTCAGGGCCGTCGCCTGGACCGACTTTCTCCAGGGCCTTCTCATGTGGGCCGCCCTCGTCTTCCTGCCCCTCATAACGGTCGGCGAGGCCGGCGGATGGACGGCGCTCATGGAGCGGCTCGCCGCCGTGGATCCCTCGCTGGCGAGTCCCTGGGCCGGCAGGGAAGGGATGCTCGCAGCGGGGCTCGTCATCGGCTGGCTCGGCATAGGGCTCGGCTACCCGGGCCAGCCCCACGTGCTCGTGCGCTTC
Coding sequences within:
- a CDS encoding sodium/proline symporter gives rise to the protein MGPSLALTVSFLLYTLGIVVVGLYSARYASRSTSDYLLARRGLGPWVAALSASASSESGWVTLGLVGAAFSDGVAAFWVVPGCLAGYAFNWWILARPVNRATAAGDVYTMPDLLSALLGRSLAVRLACVAVIFVMMTAYVAAQFNAAGKAFEAVFHVSYPAGVLIGVAIVVAYTFTGGFRAVAWTDFLQGLLMWAALVFLPLITVGEAGGWTALMERLAAVDPSLASPWAGREGMLAAGLVIGWLGIGLGYPGQPHVLVRFMAARDEAAIRRGRVIAMGWGAVVFTGAVVLGLACRVLFADIADAEQALPIAAVRLLPGVAAGLMLAAVLAAICSTADSQLLAASASLSHDLYARLTGKDLDSRHVVAMDRLAVMVVGALAMTLALTENRVIFSFVLYAWAGLGAAFGPPLILALLWGKTTPRGALAGMAAGFATVIVWKNVEALSGSIYELVPAFILSMLATWTVSRLDRRGPAAAINS